The following proteins come from a genomic window of Haloplasma contractile SSD-17B:
- the arcA gene encoding arginine deiminase: MKSLHVKSEIGRLKKVLLHRPGKELENLTPQLLERLLFDDIPWLELAQKEHDAFSNVFRDNGVDVVYLEDLVSDTLKQSDTLKQQFINQFINESHVVNDALKYRLSDYLNGFNDTKEMVLKTMSGIRKNELPSFEKLTLTDYIDDYPFATDPMPNLYFTRDPFSTIGNGISMNKMFTETRRRETLYSDIIFKHHNEYKDKKRYYNRDDLMSIEGGDILVLNETILAIGVSQRTHPAAIETLAMNVFYKYGTSFETILAFDIPKSRAFMHLDTVFTQIDYDKFTLHNSIDQPFKVYELTKHPSKQGEVKVTQIVKTLDQILEHYLNHPVMLIPCGGGDQIISFREQWNDGANTLALAPGEVIVYSRNHVTNKILTDHGIKIHTIPSSELSRGRGGPRCMSMPLIREDLK; encoded by the coding sequence ATGAAATCGTTACATGTGAAGTCGGAAATCGGTAGGTTAAAGAAAGTACTTCTGCATAGACCAGGGAAGGAACTCGAGAATTTAACACCACAGTTGTTAGAACGTTTATTGTTTGATGATATTCCGTGGTTAGAACTTGCACAGAAAGAACATGATGCATTTAGTAATGTGTTCAGAGATAATGGTGTAGATGTCGTTTATCTAGAGGATTTGGTGAGTGATACACTTAAACAAAGTGATACGCTTAAGCAACAGTTTATAAATCAATTTATAAATGAATCACATGTTGTGAATGATGCTTTAAAATATAGACTTTCAGACTATCTAAATGGTTTCAATGATACAAAAGAGATGGTTCTAAAAACAATGTCAGGGATACGAAAGAATGAACTCCCATCATTTGAAAAATTAACCTTAACCGATTATATAGATGATTATCCGTTTGCTACGGATCCAATGCCAAATCTATATTTCACACGAGATCCATTTAGTACTATAGGAAATGGGATTTCAATGAATAAAATGTTTACTGAAACGAGACGACGCGAAACGCTATACTCAGATATTATCTTTAAACATCATAATGAATATAAAGATAAAAAGCGTTACTATAATCGCGATGATTTGATGTCGATCGAGGGTGGAGATATATTAGTTCTCAATGAAACAATACTTGCAATAGGTGTTAGTCAAAGAACGCACCCTGCTGCTATCGAAACTTTAGCTATGAATGTGTTTTATAAGTATGGGACCAGTTTTGAGACCATCTTAGCCTTTGATATTCCAAAAAGCCGTGCTTTCATGCATTTAGATACAGTTTTTACACAAATAGATTATGATAAATTTACGCTCCATAATAGTATAGATCAACCTTTTAAAGTGTATGAACTGACGAAACACCCGAGTAAGCAGGGGGAAGTAAAGGTTACTCAAATCGTAAAAACATTAGATCAGATACTCGAGCATTATTTAAACCACCCTGTTATGTTAATTCCATGTGGTGGCGGAGACCAGATTATCTCTTTCCGTGAGCAATGGAATGATGGCGCAAACACACTCGCGCTAGCACCAGGAGAAGTTATAGTATACTCAAGAAATCATGTGACAAACAAGATATTAACTGACCACGGAATTAAGATTCACACGATTCCATCTAGTGAGCTATCTAGAGGTCGAGGTGGGCCGAGATGCATGAGTATGCCCCTTATTCGAGAAGATTTAAAATAA
- the alr gene encoding alanine racemase, giving the protein MHYYRDTWIEINLDAIYQNVKHIKQLYAKNHKLFAVVKADGYGHGAYLVAKTAIEAGAECLAVATLDEAIELRNLNIDAPILVLGNTRITDTELAAFYNITLTAHNLKWLTHLIESYKGRQVHVHLKVDTGMHRIGLLNEQELRVAKQLLDRSDVVNLTGIYTHMATSDEEDMSYFKQQRNKFKYLLSTIDTEGLIIHLANSGATIRFQDDFTNAVRAGIMIYGLSPKPDLQLDFRLKQAISLYAKLIHVKQLPKGSKISYNGIYETKTDEWIGTLAIGYADGFDRRMQEGEAYIDNNHVKVVGRICMDQTMIKLPKYYPEGTIVELIGPHIHVDELAKRLNTINYQVVCLLSDRLPRLYIQDGKLIKTVNKRLLYTQDKSELSLN; this is encoded by the coding sequence ATGCACTATTATCGTGATACATGGATTGAAATTAATTTGGATGCCATCTATCAAAACGTTAAGCATATAAAACAGTTATATGCAAAAAATCATAAGCTATTTGCTGTTGTTAAAGCAGATGGATATGGACATGGCGCATATCTGGTGGCTAAAACAGCGATAGAAGCAGGAGCAGAATGTCTTGCAGTTGCTACATTAGATGAGGCCATCGAATTAAGAAATTTAAATATAGACGCTCCGATTCTTGTGTTAGGGAACACCAGAATTACGGATACAGAGCTAGCAGCATTCTATAATATAACACTAACAGCCCATAACTTAAAATGGCTTACTCACTTAATTGAGTCTTACAAAGGTAGGCAAGTTCACGTTCACTTAAAAGTTGATACAGGAATGCATCGAATTGGTCTTTTAAATGAACAAGAACTGAGAGTTGCTAAACAGTTACTTGATCGAAGTGATGTTGTAAATTTAACAGGGATTTATACTCATATGGCTACATCAGATGAGGAAGATATGAGTTACTTTAAACAGCAGCGTAATAAATTTAAATATTTACTATCCACAATTGATACGGAAGGCCTAATCATACATCTTGCAAACAGTGGGGCAACAATCCGATTTCAAGATGATTTTACAAATGCTGTCCGAGCAGGAATTATGATTTACGGATTATCACCAAAACCTGATTTGCAACTTGACTTTAGACTGAAACAAGCGATTAGTTTATATGCGAAATTAATCCACGTTAAACAATTACCAAAGGGGTCAAAGATTAGTTATAATGGCATTTATGAGACTAAAACTGATGAATGGATTGGTACACTCGCCATCGGTTATGCAGATGGCTTTGATCGTCGCATGCAGGAGGGAGAAGCGTATATTGACAACAATCATGTAAAAGTAGTTGGTCGAATTTGTATGGACCAAACCATGATTAAACTACCCAAATATTATCCTGAAGGTACTATAGTAGAGTTAATTGGTCCTCATATTCATGTGGATGAGTTAGCAAAACGACTGAATACTATCAATTATCAGGTAGTATGCCTACTATCGGATCGCCTACCAAGGCTTTATATACAAGATGGGAAACTTATAAAGACAGTGAATAAAAGACTTTTATATACTCAAGATAAATCGGAGTTATCACTTAATTGA